CCACCCCCGACCCCTCAACCCCCCAATGATCCCGTAGCCCGGCGACATGGGGGCGGATGGGGCCCCGCGGAAGCTTGACAACCACCGGAGTCATACCGAGAATCGAGGTGCGGTTGGGAGGGCTGCCCCGGCGGTCCGCTGAGCTGATCAGCTCGCCCGGCCGCTTTTTTTTCGCCCACCCAGGGTCAGCGGCCCGCACCCTTCCCGGTGTCGGCGGATTCTCCCGTCCTGTGCCGCACGTAGCTCTCACAACCGAACGGAAGAGGCCTTCTTCAGGGTCGGCGGACGGCCTGCTCCAGCCCCTGTTGCGGGTGCAGGCGCGTCAGCGTCGTCATAATGCGCGGCAAATTGACGACACCATCGTCATTCTGTCGACTCACCCCATGCTCCCCTCACATGGTCGGCGACTCGGGCGGCCGGGGGAGGACTCGTCCGCGTTCCCGCGGGAACGTCCCCGGAAGGTCGAAATAAAATGGGGCCCCGCTCAACGCGGGGACCCCAATAACAGGGCCGGAGAGGCCCCAGCCAAAACTCATTGCTGCCAGCGATGTTATGGTCCTGCGTTCGGGCTTCGCAAGATCAGATGCTACCGTCCGCGCCGGTCAGGGGCCCGCACTCTCCCCGGTGTCGGCCGATCCCCCGGTCCTGTGCCGCACGTAGCTCTCGAGCACGCGGTTCATTCGCGTCTGGTAGCCCTTCCCCGGAGCCTTGAAATAGGCCAGCACGGAGCGTTTGACGCGCATGGTGATCTGGTCGGTGAGATCGGGCTCGACAAGCTCGGCTCGCTCCCAGAACCCTTCGTCCAGTTCCGGGATGTCGCTGAAGTCGATGCTCTCGTCCTTCACCGCCGCAATCTGCTCGGGCGTGAGCGGCTTATCGTAGCGTCCGCTCATGGTAGACTCTCCTTTCCTTCCTCGACGCGGGGCGGGCAGAGATCAGACGGATTCGCCCACGGCGCTCGGTGTGGGTGACCACGATCAGCGCTCCGGGCCCTACCCGGCCAATGCTGATGCGGCGGTCCTCGCCGTAGTCGCGGCGTCGGTCGAGCGATGTCGCGATGATCCCCTCGAAGATGCGCTTGGCGGTGTCGAACCCGATGCCGTGCTTGCGGATGTTCGCCTGATTCTTGGCCTCGTCCCACTCGAATTCCATCGACCTATCATACATATAATTTGTAGTTATAGCAACCGAACGGAGAGGCCCCGGCCGGTCGAGCGGGCCGGCGCTCGGGCGGCCGGGGGGAGGATCCGTCCGCGTTCCCGCGGGAACGTCCCGGGCGTTGGCGTAGCACGCGGAAACGTGAAGCTTCCGCCTCCGGCGCGGGGTCAGCGGCTGACGTCAGGCGTCGCTTGCGAGGTCGAGGAAGCCGGCTCCGACGGTGAGCGCGAGGGCGGCGAGGAAGTCGGGGAGAGGCGCCGGGTCCGCGCGCCGGTTGTAGGCCTCGTAGATGTCGGGCACCTGGTCGAGCGTTGGTGCCACTTCGACGAGTAGCCGGAGGTCGACGTTGCGCACGTAGCGCGCGCCGCCCGGCAGCCGCTCCGAGACGAGGTGGGGTTCGAGGGCGATCCGGTCTCCGGCCACGGCGGGGGCCGAGACGATCTCCAGCCCGGCGGCCGGGCGAAGGCGCACGGACGGGAGCGCGCGGATGGTCTCGTACGCCGCCCGCACCTCCTCGCTTCCGAGGAACGCCTCGGCCCGATCCTCCGCGAGCGAGCGCTCTCCGGGCTCCAGCATCCCGGACGCTCCAGACGCTCCGGGCGCGGCCACCGGTTCCCGGATCCCGCCCCCCGCCGCGCGCGCGGCGTCGAGCCGGGCCTCCCAGAAGGGGTGGTCGTTCGCGGCCGCGGCCTGCTCGAGGAAGGGGACGGACAGCGCCCGGTAGGTGCGGTACACCTCGCGTTCCCGGTCGTCGTACAACTCGCACGCGGGGCCGGCCATGGCGTCGTCCTCGAGCCCCGTGTGCGCCACGATCGCGGCGAGCCAGGCGGAGGCGAGCGCCTTCTTGACGCCGTACGAGGAGAGGGGGTCGATGAAGGAGCCGGCGTCGCCGACGAGGAGCAGGCCCGGCCGGCCATGCAGGGTCGCGCCGTAGAGCGACGCGGGGCATGCCCGCACGGGCCCTTGCAGCCGGCCGCCCTCGAGGCGCCGCCCGAGCCGCGCCGCCTTGGCCAGTTCGGCGCGCC
This genomic stretch from Candidatus Palauibacter scopulicola harbors:
- a CDS encoding BrnA antitoxin family protein; translation: MSGRYDKPLTPEQIAAVKDESIDFSDIPELDEGFWERAELVEPDLTDQITMRVKRSVLAYFKAPGKGYQTRMNRVLESYVRHRTGGSADTGESAGP
- a CDS encoding BrnT family toxin, which codes for MEFEWDEAKNQANIRKHGIGFDTAKRIFEGIIATSLDRRRDYGEDRRISIGRVGPGALIVVTHTERRGRIRLISARPASRKERRVYHERTLR
- a CDS encoding FAD-dependent oxidoreductase, whose translation is MTNTFFDVLIVGGGPAGCAAAASLARRGHDVALITRPAPPAKWLAESIPGSARKLLERVGALDALDAAGLVPNEGNTVWWAGEPRRDERFGAPERGFHAERAALEAAFQGVAREAGARLVAEGPVVATAAEPDGWRVGTSGARYRGRWVLDASGRAGVLARRGLRTRERGIATLALVGRWTPNRGHAPPDPGCTLIESYRDGWAWSVPTSPRTRCVTAMVDPRRTHLARERGLDGMWRAELAKAARLGRRLEGGRLQGPVRACPASLYGATLHGRPGLLLVGDAGSFIDPLSSYGVKKALASAWLAAIVAHTGLEDDAMAGPACELYDDREREVYRTYRALSVPFLEQAAAANDHPFWEARLDAARAAGGGIREPVAAPGASGASGMLEPGERSLAEDRAEAFLGSEEVRAAYETIRALPSVRLRPAAGLEIVSAPAVAGDRIALEPHLVSERLPGGARYVRNVDLRLLVEVAPTLDQVPDIYEAYNRRADPAPLPDFLAALALTVGAGFLDLASDA